The sequence below is a genomic window from Alphaproteobacteria bacterium.
AAACTTCAGCACATAGATTTGGAAGCGGATGACGTAGATCACGCCGAGGCGGTCGGAAAAGTCCGCGCGCTCGAAGCGCGACGTGTCGTTGGCGCGGATCTCGAGGGAGCCATTCACGGTCTCGCCGATACGGTCGGAGAGTTTCCTGAGCGTGCGGATGCGTTCCTTGCCAAGCTCATTGACGCGGCGCTGGATCTTTGGAATGAGGTACCCCTGCACCGGATAAAGTGCTACGGCCGCGATACCGAGCCACAGGTCCTGGATCAGGATGAAGACAAGCGGGACGAGAAGGAGGCCGCCCTGGAATACCGGCGTTACGAAGGCATCGCCAATGAAACCTCCGAGCGGTTCGACTTCGGCCGTGATCATGGGGATCAGCTCCCCGGCCGAAACTTTTTTGAAGTGAGGAAGGGGAAAGCAGATGATCTTGCTGTAAAGCGTATAGCGCAAACGGCGTAGCATCCGTTCGCCGAGCCGGCCCTTGAACACGTTGATGAAATACTTGAAAGCGCCGTTGATTACCGTCAGGCAAAGGAACACGAACGACAACATCATGAGCCAGCCGATCGCGCCGAACCCGAAACCGAACATTATGTGCGGCGGCACGCTCTCGAGCCCGCCCTTGTGGGCGGCGGCATCCTTGATGTGATTGATGATCAGCTTCGGCAAATCGTAGGAATAATAGAGAAATGGAAACGAAACGGCCGTCGCAATCAAAAGAATAATTTGATCTTTCAGGCTATATTTTAATATAAATCGGTAAATATCTTTTTCCACAGAAGCTTACCTCAGGCAATTATTCTCCCTAATGTGGTGGATTTGAGATTCCCGTGATTTCGGCGACGGCCATAACCTGAGAACTCAAATCCGAATACCACACTCGGTTCGACATATTACCAGCGTGGCCTTGAATCCGAAATTCGCTCACGGTTCCGACCCTGGATTGGGCGGATATCGGATTGGCCACACGAGCGTGATGGATTTGAAGTTCCCGACATCCTGGTGGCGTCCGCGTTTAGGAACTTCAAATCCGGATACCGCACTCGGCGCGACATAATACTAACGTGGCTTTGAATCCGAAATTCGCTCACGGTTCCACCCCCAAGTTACGGCGGATTTCGGATTCGCTACACGAGCGCGGTCGCTTTGGAGTTCCTGACATCTTGGTCGCGCCCGCGTTTAGGAACTTCAAATCCGAATACCACACTCGATTCAACATAATGCTGGCGTGGATCAACTCAAACCGGTCGCGCATTTGGTCGCCGCGGAACCATGTTGGTGAAGGACTGCTTTAAGGGCAACGATTTTCCGTCCTGCGCCATGAAGTCCGCCATTGGCGACCGCAGGGCCTTGACCCGCGACCGTCACAAGACTCATTTTGACGGAACTGGGCGCAATAAGGTATTGGACTCGGACGAAAGCTGGAGGGGGGCGGGCGCCATGACTGGCCGTAAAGGCTTTCGCGTGCTGATTTACAGCCACGATACGTTCGGCCTTGGGCACCTCAGACGCTGTCGTGAGATCGCTCACTCCATGGTCGAGCACCACAAGGAAATGTCGGTGCTCATCCTTTCGGGCTCGCCGATCATCGGAAGCTTCGACTTTCGCGCGCGTGTCGATTTTGTCCGCGTACCGGGCGTCATCAAGCTGCACAATGGCGAGTACACGCCCCTCAACCTCCACATCGACATCGGCGAAACGCTTGCCATGCGTTCGTCGATCATTCGCCACACCGCTGACAGTTTCGATCCCGACCTTTTTCTCGTCGACAAGGAACCGCTCGGCCTACGCGGGGAAGTTGCCGACACGCTTCACATGCTGAAGGCGCGCGGCGCGCCCATCGTACTTGGCTTGCGCGACGTCATGGACGAGCCGGGCCTTTTGGGTCCGGAGTGGGAACGCAAAAACGCCGTTCCGGCGCTGGTCGATCTTTACGACGAAATCTGGGTTTACGGACTTCCGCAAATCTGCGATCCCCTCGCCGGAATCGAATTGCCCGACGTCGTGCGCCGCAAGATGGTTTATACCGGCTATCTCGAACGCAGGGTTCCCAGCCATCCCTCGCACATGCCGAGCCGGCCGCGACTGCCGGACCCTTATCTGCTGGTAACGCCCGGCGGGGGTGGGGATGGCGAAGGCCTGATCGATTGGGTGCTTCGTGCCTACGAACGTGACCGCGAAATGCCTTATCCGGCACTCGTCGTTCTCGGCCCATTCATGCAGCAGGAGCGGCAAAGCGAGTTCATGGCGCGCGCAGCGAGGCTGGGCGACGTCGAGATGATCACCTTCGATGCCCA
It includes:
- a CDS encoding glycosyltransferase — protein: MTGRKGFRVLIYSHDTFGLGHLRRCREIAHSMVEHHKEMSVLILSGSPIIGSFDFRARVDFVRVPGVIKLHNGEYTPLNLHIDIGETLAMRSSIIRHTADSFDPDLFLVDKEPLGLRGEVADTLHMLKARGAPIVLGLRDVMDEPGLLGPEWERKNAVPALVDLYDEIWVYGLPQICDPLAGIELPDVVRRKMVYTGYLERRVPSHPSHMPSRPRLPDPYLLVTPGGGGDGEGLIDWVLRAYERDREMPYPALVVLGPFMQQERQSEFMARAARLGDVEMITFDAHMESLFEGAIGVVAMGGYNTFCEILSFDKPSIIVPRTAPRLEQFIRASRAQDLGLVRALVDDSARDPNVMADAIRLLPRQKRPREVFLPGLLDGLRNVNRLVERHMWPRYMPQMALATRQA